The DNA region TGAGGAGCAAATAACAAATGAGGAAGAGTGATGAAAATGATCAACAGTATGACCGGATTTGGTCGTGGCGAACATGTCAAAGATCAAAGAAAGATGATTGTAGAGATGAAGTCCGTCAATCATAGATACTGCGATGTGAATGTCCGTCTCCCTAGAAAACTGAATTTTCTGGAAAATGACATTAAGACATACACCAAAAAAAGATTGTCTAGGGGAAAAATAGATGTCTATTTAACTTATGAGGACAACTCGACAAAGCAAGAAAGCATACGGTTCAATGAAGCTTTAACAGAGGAGTATTTAACCTATTTTCAACATATAAGCGACCGATTCAATCTTGAAAATGACATTAAGGTATCTCATATCACAAGATACCCAGATGTTTTTGTAGTCGAAGAGCAACAAGATGACGAGACCCTTCTATGGGGGATTCTAAAAGAAGCCCTTGATTTGGCCATTTTAAAGATGATTGAGACAAGACAAGTTGAAGGTGAGTTGCTTAAGAAAGATATCCTTATTAAAATGAAAGCCATGATGGAAGCACTGAATCATATTGAAAAGGAATCACCATCTGTTGTTAAAGACTATCAAGTCAAGTTAGAGGCGCGCATACAAGAACTGTTATCGAATGCAGCCGTTGATGAGGCTAGGTTGGCTGTAGAAGTGGCATTGTTCGCTGACCGTTGTTGTATAGATGAAGAAATTGTACGCTTAAGAAGTCATATTGAACATATGGAAAAAACCCTTGAGTCAGACCAACCTATTGGTAGAAAATTAGATTTTCTCTCACAGGAAATGAACCGTGAGGCCAATACTATATTATCAAAGGCCAATAGTTTGCTTATATCCGGTCATGCTCTAGAATTAAAAACGGATATAGAAAAAATCAGAGAACAGATTCAAAACATTGAGTAAATGGTTAAGGGTCAAGACTTTAGTTGAACTTTCACATTTGACATAAAGTTACGAAAGTATCAACGTAACTATATGTTGAAGGTGAATGTAGTGAAACTTAGTAATGACCATTAACCATAATGGTTAAGGGTCAAGACTTTAGTTGAACTTTCACATTTGACATAAAGTTACGAAAGCATCAACGTAACTATATATTGAAGGTGAATGTAGTGAAACTTAGTAATGACCATTAACGATAATGGTTAAGGGTCAAGACTTTAGTTGAACTTTCACTTTTGACATAAAGTTACGAAAGCATCAACGTAACTATATATTGAAGGTGAATGTAGTGAAACTTAGTAATGACCATTAACCATAATGGTAATGACCATTAACCATAGTGGTTAAGATAACTAGAAAAAAGGAATAATGGTGGGTTATGCAAAAGCCAGGTGTATTAACGGTTATTTCGGGATTTTCTGGTGCCGGAAAAGGAACCGTTGTAAAAAGATTATTAGAAACTAAGGAAAACTATTCCTTGTCGGTGTCAGCCACCACGAGAGCACCTAGAAATGGTGAAGTTGAAGGTGAAAGCTACTATTTTCTATCGAAACCAGTCTTTGAACAAATGATAGAGAAGGACGAACTATTAGAATGGGCGACCTATGTGAACAACTACTATGGTACGCCAAAGAAATATGTGTTTGAACAACTTGAAGCAGGGAAAAACATCATTTTGGAGATTGAACTACAAGGTGCCATGAAAGTCAGAAAGCAATATCCGGGCGCTGTTATGATATTTATCGTTCCACCTTCCATCAAGGAGCTTAAAGATAGACTTGTTGGACGAGGCACTGAATCTATGGATGTGATCATCAAAAGGCTTAAAAGAGCCGAAGAAGAGACAGCCTATATTAAAGACTATGATTATATCGTTGAAAATGATGTTCTTGAAGCATGTGCTGAAATCGTTCATAGTATTGTCGTCGCAGAACAACATCATGCGGCCCACTATGGCGGTATCGAGCAGGTTCTTGAGAGTCAGTTCAATGAAGTGTTGAAAGGAGAATAACTATGTTACATCCATCTTACTCAGATCTAATGGAAAGAATCAATGACCGAAATGACGACATTACTCTTAAAAGCCGTTATTCAATTGTAATCGCAACCTCCAAACGTGCCAGACAAATAATTGATGGTGCTGAACCAAGGGTGAATAAGTCTTATCCAAAACCATTGTCTTATGCGGTCAATGAATTGTATGAAGGTACAATCGATATCGATTCTCTTTAATCAACATCTCAATGAATCGTACATAAAATCCAATATAAGTGGTCAATCAGTGGTTAGGATTGGACCACTTATTGCGATTAAAGGAAAAGAGATATGATAAAAAAGTATGCCCAAATCATCATCAGCATATCTGTGAAAAGTTTAGATAGAATCTTTACGTATGGTGTTCCTGAGACATTGAGGCCAAGTCTTGGAATTGGATCTATTGTAGAGATTCCTTTTGGTGCAGGGAATCGTATCATTAGAGGCTATATCCTAGGGTTCTGTGAGGAAATCGATTTTGATCCAACCAAAGTCAAGTATATTCTCAAACAGTATGAAGAAGTGGGTATAGAGTCTGAATTATTGGAATTAGCTGTATTTATGAAGAACAGATATGTGACAACGATGCAATCTGCCCTTGGCACCTTATTACCATCAAGGCCAAATGTTCGAAAAAAAGAAGAAAAATGGGTAAGAAGCTTGATGGATCAGGATCAACTCCTGGATATGATGAGAACATTAAAAGACAAAAAAATATATGAGCCTAGACGAAGGGTATTAGAAGTTTTATTAGTAAAGCCCCATATACCTTTAAAAGAAATTATGGAAGAAGCAGATGTATCGCGCGGCATTATATCAACGATGGTTAAGCACCTTATACTTGAATTTGAAACGAATATAAGCATTCGTATGCCTTATGATTTGGAAGCCTATGATACCAGTATTAATCTGGCACCCAATAAAGAACAAGACAAAGCCCTTACACAGATTACGCAAAGCATTCAACAAAGGGAAAACAAGGTTTTCTTGCTGCACGGTATAACCGGAAGTGGTAAAACAGAGGTCTATATGCAAGCCATAGAGCAGGTGCTCAAAGTAGGGCAATCGGCCATTGTGATGATACCTGAAATTGCGCTTACACCCCTTATGGTCAAAAGATTTGTTGAACGTTTTGGGGAAGTGGTCGGAGTTATGCATTCTAGACTTTCAGAAGGTGAACGGTTTGACCAATGGCGTCTGGCAAAAGAAGGCCGTCTCAAAATTATGATTGGACCAAGATCGGCCATTTTCGCACCCTTTGAAAAAATCGGCCTAATTATTCTGGATGAAGAACACGAAACCTCATACAAATCTGAAATGCCGCCCAAATACCATGCAAGAGAAGTTGCTATCTATAGAGCTAGGTATCATATGTGCCCGGTTCTATTAGGTTCAGCAACACCTTTGGTTGAAAGCTATTATAAAGCCTTATCGGGAAAATACACACTGATTGAACTGGATCAAAAAGCAGAAGCACTTTCACCCCTAGAGGTTGAAACGGTGGACATGCGTAAAGAACTAGAAAAGGGCAATACAAGTATATTAAGCCATGAGCTCTATGAAGCTATTAAAGCAACATTACTTAAAAAGGAACAGATTATTTTGTTTCTAAACCGGAGAGGTCATTCCAATTTTGTATCCTGTAGATTATGCGGCTATGTTCTAAAATGTAACCATTGTGATGTTGCTTATAATTATCATAAATACAATCATAAACTACAATGTCATTATTGCAATGAAAGTATCCCCATGGTTCAGATCTGTCCCAGTTGCGGTTCCAAACATGTAAAAGCCTTTGGTATTGGAACACAGAAAGTGGAAGCCTATATAAAAGAAATATTTTCAGAAGCCAAAGTCTTGCGTATGGATTATGACACTACCACTGGAAAAGATGGACATAAAAGAATATTGGATCAATTTGAAGCCAAAGAGGCAGATATTCTCATCGGAACTCAGATGGTGGCTAAAGGTCATCATTTTAATAATGTTACCTTAGTAGGCGTTTTAGCGGCGGATATGTCCTTGTATGTCAATGACTTTCGAGCCAGTGAAAAGACGTTTCAACTGGTCACCCAAGTAACAGGAAGATCCGGACGAGGCGATAAAGCCGGTAGAGCGATAATACAGACCTATACACCGGATCATTATAGTATTATGAGTGCTCAAAATCAGGATTATAAGAATTTTTATAATAATGAAATCCAGTATAGAAAACTGATGGGCTATGCGCCATTTAAAGAAATGATGAGTGTTTTGATTATTTCTACGGATGAAAAATACTTAATTCAACTTTGCCACAGGATTAAAGAACAACTAAGCATCTATGATCAAAATAAAGGGATTGAGATTCTTGGTCCGTCACCCGCAACGCTATCAAAAATAAGAAATAACTTCAGATGGGTCATATACATCAAAGCAGATTCATATAAAGCATTGACGGCACTGGCCAATCATCTATATAATATAAATGAACAAGAAGATCATAGGCATATCAGTCATATGCAAATTGATCTGAACCCGATGATGTCTTATTGACATACTTATTAGAAGGAGGCATAATATGGCCCTAAGAAAACTAAGAATAGACGGTGATGATATACTTAGAAAGAAATCAAAGACCGTTGATAACATAACAGAAAGAATCAAAGAACTTGTTGAAGATATGATTGAGACGATGTATGAAAGTCAAGGTGTAGGTCTTGCAGCGCCACAAGTGGGTGTTCTAAGAAGGGTTTTTATTGTGGACATTGGTGATGGCCCAATTATTTTTATTAATCCGGTTATAGAAGAAGTAGAAGGGGAACAATATGGTTTAGAAGGTTGTTTAAGTGTTCCGGGAAAACAAGGTGATGTACTAAGGCCTTATAAGATTAAAGTGAAGGCAATGGATATAGAAGGTACAGAATTTGAACTCGAAGCAGAAGCTTTTTTGGCTCGTGCAATCTGCCATGAGTACGATCACTTAGAAGGTATATTGTATACGGATAAAGCGGAAAATATAGAGGAAATATAGGAGAGTTATGCGAATATTATTTATGGGTACGCCGGATTTTTCAGTCCCTACTTTGGAATCTTTATTGGATTCAGAGCATGAAATCATAGGTGTTATAACCCAACCGGACAAACCCAAGGGACGGGGCAAACACATTATTTTCCCACCTGTTAAGGTGGTTGCAGTAGAAAATGAGATACCGGTCTATCAACCCATCAAAGTCAAAGATCCGGAATTCTTGGATAGTATTAAGGCTTTGGAGCCTGATTTGGCGGTGGTGGTTGCCTTTGGTCAAATCTTACCAAAAGCTTTTTTAGATATACCTAAGTACGGATGCATCAACATACATGCATCTCTACTACCCAAATACAGAGGCGCAGGCCCGATACAATGGGCAATTATCCACGGTGAAGCAACGACGGGTGTTACCACAATGTATATGGATGTGGGACTGGATACAGGCGATATGTTACTTAAAGAAACTGTAGAAATAGAACCAAATGAAACAGGCGGCAGTTTACACGATAAATTATCCGTCATTGGCGGTCCACTTGTTATTAAGACTATTGAAGCCTTAATAGAAGAACGACTTATTCGGAAGCCTCAGAACAATGAACTTTCAACCTATGCACCAATGCTTAATAAAGAGATGGGTAATATTGACTGGAATCAACCTGCAGATACAATCGAACGGTTGGTTAGAGGTTTAAACCCTTGGCCCAGTGCATATACCCATTATGAAGGTAAGCTTCTTAAGATATGGGAAAGTGAAGTTGTATTATGTGATACATTAAATACGCCTTGTGGCTCTATTTCTGAAATCAGAGAGGAAGGCTTTGTCGTAAAGTGCAAGGAAAAAGGCTTATTGATTAAAAGTCTTCAATTGCAAGGCAAAAAAAGGATGTCCACATCTGACTTTTTGAGAGGTCATCAGGTACAAATTGGACAGGAACTGTGTCAAACCATTGAGTAAAAAGAAAGAAGTGTGATGATATGTATTTTGGAGATATGAGTTTTTTTATTTATATAATACCACCACTGTTACTTGCCATGTATGCCCAGTCCAAAGTGAAGTCAACATACAGTAAGTATAGTAAAACTATGAATGTAAATGGTTTAACAGGTGCAGATGTCGCAAGACGTATTTTAGAACGTCATGGTATTGATTACGTTAAGGTAGAACCGATTAAGGGCGTTCTTACAGATCACTATGACCCTAAAGCTCGTGTACTTAGATTGTCCTCAGGCGTTTATGGCAACAAATCTTTAGCAGCAATCGGTATTGCAGCCCATGAATGCGGACATGCCATACAAGATTACGATGCGTATTTGTTTCTAAAGCTAAGACAAACCATTGTTCCGGTTGTTAACATAGCAAATAGCACAGCTATGCCCCTTGCTTTTGCCGGATTAATGCTTGGGTATTTTACAGGATCAGGTGTCGGCATCGGCTATTATATTCTTCAGTTTGCCATCCTTATGTTTGCAGCCGTTTTGGTTTTTCACTTAGTCACTTTACCGGTAGAACTGGATGCTTCAAGAAGGGCAATAGAGATACTTGAAGGTGAAGGGATTTTAGACCGTGAAGAAATAATTCCTGCTAAGAAAGTACTAAATGCTGCAGCTTTAACGTATATAGCAGCGGCAGCGGTGGCGGCTGGTAACTTAATCAGGTTCATTCTATTATCTAGGGGTAGTAGACGATGAATTTAAGATGGCTTGTACTAAAAATATTAGATGCCATTGAGTTTGAAGGCATTTTTGTTCACGAGGCTATAGAACGTTTTACCGCTGAATCGGATTTAAGTAAACAGGATAGAGCCTTCATAAAAAAAGTTGTTTTTGGGACCATAGAGCAACAGATCCGTATTGATTATGTTATCAATCAATTCAGTAAAATCAAAGTCAATCAAATGAAACCGGCCGTAAGGCTGACTTTAAGGTTATCGGTTTATCAACTTCTTTATATGGAGAATATACCGGATTCAGCGGTTTGTAACGAAGCGGTTAAGTTGATTAAAAAAAGAAAAATGCTTCGTTTGACTGGATTTGTTAACGGTGTTTTAAGAGCGATCATACGCCAAAAAGATAGTATACAATGGCCAAGTAAAGACGATATATTAACCTTTTTTTCTGTAAAATATTCTTTTGAACCGGATATTATACAGCTTTTATTAGAAGATTACGATAAAGACGTAGTGGAAAACTTCCTAAGTGTCAGCAATGAACAGGCGCCACTAACAATAAGAGTTCAGAAAACGAACATAACGAAACAAGGCTTAATAGACGCTTTAGAAAAAGAAGGTGTTGATGTATCAGAGGGTCGATATATAGATGACGCTTTGCATATTGGTCAAATAGATAAAATAAATCTGTTAGACAGTTTTAATCAAGGTTATTTTCAGGTTCAGGATGAGAGTTCGATGATGGTTGCTGACGTTGGGTTTGAAGACGGCATGACAACTATTATAGACTTATGTGCTGCTCCCGGTGGTAAAACCATGCATTTAGCCGATAAACTAGAAGGTAAAGGCCAAGTTTTTGCTTTTGATATATCCGATAAAAAACTCGACAGGGTTCGTGAAAACTACACCAGATTGGGACTTACGAATATTTCGGAAAAAATCAACGATGCAACGGTTCTAAACCAAGCATATATCGGTATTGCTGATTTAATTGTTGCAGATTTACCTTGTTCAGGCCTTGGGATTATCCGTAAGAAACCGGATATTAAATGGCATATAACGGTAGATCGAATAAAATCACTTAAGAAACTTCAGCAAGACATCTTAGAAGTCGCAAAAAACTATGTAAAACCAGGTGGTGTTTTGGTATTTAGTACTTGTACGGTGACGAAAACAGAAAATCAAGATAATGTTGACTGGTTTTTAGACAGAAATAAAGACTTTGAATTGGAACCCATTCAAAAAAACTATAGTGACCCAAAGACAGGTATGGTAAGTATGATGCCTATATCCAACGGACCTGATGGTTTCTTCATTGCCAAATTTAGAAAGAAGTGTGAAAATGTCAAATATTAAAAGGGACATCATGTCTTTGGAATTGGATGCCTTAACCCAAGAAATGATTCTACTGAATGAAAAAAAGTTTCGGGGCATACAAGTGTTCGAGTGGCTTCATCAGAAGGATTGTTTTACATGGAAAGGTATGAACAATCTTCCCAAAGCTTTATTGGTGAAATTGGAAGAGCATGCATACATAACCGAGATGCAAATGGTCACCAAGCAGACGTCCGGTCATGATGGAACGACAAAATTCCTATTTAAATTATACGATGGTCAAATGATAGAAACGGTATTGATGCGTTATGATTATGGCAACAGTGTCTGTATCTCAACCCAGGCGGGCTGTAGAATGGGATGTACTTTTTGTGCGTCAGGGTTAAATGGACTTGAAAGAAATCTAACAACAGGTGAGATGTTGCGCCAGGTTTATGCCGTTGAGCGTGAAATCGGTAAACGTATCACACATGTGGTTTTAATGGGAACCGGTGAGCCTCTTGACAACTATGATGCTGTACTAGGTTTTATTAAGATCATCACCCATGATAAAGGCAAAAACTTGAGTCAAAGACATATTACACTTTCTACTTGTGGTATGGTAGACGGTATTCGTAGGCTTGCAAGTGAAAAACTACAGATTAATCTTGCAATATCTTTACATGCAAGTGATGATGAATTACGAAAACAAACCATGCCGATAGCAAAAAAATACAGTATAGACGAAATACTAACCGCTTGTGAAGCCTATTTTATATCAACTGGCAGAAGGATCACTTTTGAATATGCTTTAATAGCCGGTCATAATGATCATCCTTCACAGGCACGTGCTCTAGCGGACCTTTTGCGATTTAGGAAGTTTAAGTGTCATGTGAATTTAATTCCCATTAATAATGTTGTGGAAAAAGCATTTGCTAAGTCCAACCAAAAAGAAGTGGCAAGATTTAGAGATATATTGTTGGACAAAAAAGTGGAGACGACAATAAGAAGATCATTAGGTACAGATATTGATGCTGCGTGCGGACAACTAAGGTTTAATGCTATGAAAAAGTAGTGTTGTCATTGATTTGTAAGATTAATGCTATTCTAAAGATTTAAAATGTGATCATATCATGTTAGAATGGATTTAGATTGTATGGATACAAGATTACGGAGGGGCTATGAGATCATTTGCATTAACAGATAAAGGATTAGTAAGAAGTCATAATGAAGACTATTATTATGTCAGTGATACACCTATTGGAAAACTGCCGAATTTATACATCATAGCGGATGGTATGGGTGGTCATAAGGCCGGTGATATAGCTTCAAAAAAAGCGATTCAACATATGGTTGAAAATGTAGAAGAAAATAGCGATTGGGATGTCGTCTATTCTCTTGAACATGCAATTAGAGTTGCTAATAGAGCAATCTTTGATGCAGGTGAACATAATCTGGACCAGAAGGGTATGGGAACCACACTCGTAGCCTGTGTCATAAAAGATGATACTTTGTTTGTGACCAATGTTGGCGACAGTAGACTTTATGTATATGCGGATGATTTAGAGCAGGTTACCCTAGATCATTCTGTAGTTGAAGAATTATATAGAGCTGGGCATATATCAGAAGAAGACAGATACAATCATCCAAATAAAAATATGATTACGAGAGCCCTTGGTGCGGAAAACGAGGTTAAAGTGGACCGATTTGTTAGGGCTCTTAATAAATCAGATTTGATATTATTATGCTCGGATGGCTTAAATAAAATGTTGACCGATGACGAAGTGCGCATCATTATGAAACAAGCCACAACGATTGAAGATAAGGGTTATGCTTTGATGAAAGCATCTCTTGATAAAGGCGGCATTGATAATACAACGCTGATTATAATAGGTAATGGAAATGAGGTACAGTCATGATCCAACTTGGCGCACTTATAAATGAACGTTATACAATCGAGGAAAAAATCGGTTCCGGTGGTATGTCCATCGTTTATAAAGCAAAAGATATCAAGCTGGGACGTACGGTAGCTATTAAGATTTTGAGAGATGATTATGTGTATGATGATGAATTTGTCGGGAAATTCAAAGTAGAAGCTCAGGCTGCCGCTAGTTTATCTCATGTCAACATTGTCAATATATATGACGTCGGTAATGAGAAAAAAACACATTTTATAGTTATGGAGTATTTAGATGGTATTACACTTAAAGAATACATCAAGACCAAAGGCAAATTAAGCAACGAAGAGACATTGCGTATAAGTGCCTGCATCGCCTCAGCTTTGGATTGTGCCCATACCAACCATATATTTCATCGGGATATCAAACCTCAGAACATCATTATAACAAAGGATGGACGGGTGAAGGTAGCTGATTTTGGCATTGCCAGAATTGCCACAGGTGCGACGATACCCGCAGCAGATATGGCTTCCGGATCGGTGCATTATATACCACCGGAGCAGGCGAAGAGTGGTTATTCAAATGAAAGAAGTGATATTTACTCCTTGGGTATCACCATGTTTGAAATGATCACCGGGTCTGTACCTTTTACAGCTGATTCAGCAGTATCGGTTGCTTTAAAGCAGATACATGATGATCTACCGAATGTAAAAGAGCTTAATCCAGAAGTAGACCAAAATCTAGAGCAGATTATTATAAAAGCAACTCAGAAAAAGCCCGAGTTAAGATACCACTCCTCAGAAGCATTGCTTATTGACTTGAAAAAAGCGACAAGTTTTCCTACAGAAAGTTTTGTGGAGCTTAATGCCTATGATGCGGATTCTCCAACTATGGTATTGAACAACACGCAAATGCGACAGATTCGGAGCGCCAATGATATAGAAGCGACATCAAAGCCCAAAGTTGAAAAAATGGTTGCCGTTGGAGCTATTATTTCAGCTATTGTTATGACCTTATTGATTCTTGCATTTCTTTTTAGTATTTTTAGAGATAGCCTTATGCCGGTAGAAATTACCATGCCAAGTCTAGAACACATACCTTATAGTGAAGCCGAAGTTATACTTGAGGATCTGTCTTTAACATTAGAGGTAGCATCAAGTGCGTATTCGGATACACATGATAAAGATACAATTATCAGTCAAGATCCAATTGAGGGTACCATTGTTGGCAAAGAAGCTAATATTAAAGTCGTTCTTTCCCTAGGTGTTGAATCATTCGAAGTTCCGGACGTGATGGAATTGAACTATGATGTCGCAAAGGATTTATTGGAGGATGCTAACTTTGAAGGTGTAATCTCACAGGAATACAATGAGAATATACCGGTTGGCGTCGTTTTTGAACAAGATCCTGAGTTTGGAACGATGATGGAAAAAGGAAGCCAAGTCAAGTTAAAAGTTAGTCTTGGAAAAGAAGATGTTTTTGTGGTCGTACCTGATGTTAGAAGAAAATCACTAGATGAAGCCAAAGCTCTATTAAGCGGGGCAGGCTTGAAGGTTGGCCCAAACATATCTGAATCCTATAACGACGAGATTGTTGAAGGTCAAGTTATAGCGATGACAGTCATGCCCGGTACCACAGTGAAAGAAGGCTATGAAGTAGATTTAACCATTAGTCTTGGTAAGGAAATTAGACCTGTAACAAAAAACATTACCATCAACAATGTTCTTGAACAAGATGAAGATTCAGGGATTATTTCAGTTTTGTTAATCAAAGCGGGCGTTTCAGAAGAAGTCTTTAATAAAGTGGTGTATCATTCAGATTTTGACACGCCATTAAATGTGCCTGTGACAGGTCTTGGTTCTGCCACCATTGAAGTCTATAAAAATGGCAGTCTTGAATATACTCAGAAGTTAGATTTTACTGAGGAGCGTGCAGAGTGATAGGTAAAATTATAAAAGGTATTGCAGGTTTTTACTATGTTCATGTACCACACAAGGGTATTTTTGAATGTAAGGCGAGAGGTATTTTCAGAAAAGAGAACATTAAACCCTTAATTGGCGATAATGTTGAGATTGCTATATTGGATGAAGAGCACAAAAAAGGCAACATTGAGACCATTCTTGACAGAAAAAATCAATTGGAACGACCGACGGTTGCCAATATTGACCAAGCAGTCATTGTTTTTGCTGTTGCCTATCCTGAACCCAATTACAATCTATTGGATCGTTTTCTTGTCATGATTGAAGAAAAAGGGATAGAAGCCATTATTTGCTTTAATAAAATAGACATACTCACCAAAGAACAAGTAGGATCCATTAAAGCCATATATGAAAAAACCGGTTATAAGGTTTTTGCCACAAGTTCCATTGAAGAAAGAGGCATAGAGGCATTGAAGGATGCTTTATATGATAAAACAACTGTATTTGCCGGTCCTTCTGGCGTCGGAAAATCCTCAATACTTAATCTGATACAGAGTGAAATACTCTTGGAAACGGGTATTGTTAGTGATAAGATCGGCCGAGGCAAGCATACAACCCGACATGCGGATTTAATCTGTTTTCACGAAAATAGTTATGTCGTCGATACACCGGGTTTTTCTTCTTTAGATATTGACCATTTATCTGAGGAAGATATAAAGCTTTATTTTAAGGAGTTCTCCAGATATGAACCTTATTGTAAGTTCAAAGGTTGTAATCATTTAAATGAACCTATTTGCGGCATTAAAGATGCTGTCAAAGATGGTGATATATCCGCTAGTCGTTACACCAGTTACAAGCAGCTCATAGATGAATTAAAAGACATAAGGAGATGGTAATATGAATTTATTAGCCCCGTCCATTCTTTCAGCAGATTTCTCAAAGCTTGGAGAAGAAATTGAAACCGTTATTAGTGCAGGAGCAGACTACATACATGTTGACGTTATGGATGGTCATTATGTCCCTAACATATCCCTAGGCCCACCAGTTATTAAGTCCATTCGACAGTCTACAAAAAGTTTTCTGGATGTTCACTTGATGATCACAGAACCCTTACGCTATATAGAAGCCTTTGCAAAAGCCGGTTCAGATATGATTACTTTTCATCAAGAAGCAGCAAGTGATGTAACAGAAACCATCAAGGCTATAAAGTCCTATGGCATAAAAGTAGGGTTGACGATTAACCCCAACACATCAGTATCGGTACTCGATCCTTATCTTAAGGACGTGGATATGATCTTGATTATGTCAGTTGAACCGGGTTTTGGTGGACAATCATTCATGCCATCTACCCTAGACAAAGTAAGGTACTTAGTGGAACAAAGAAAGGCTTTAAATCTGAACTTTGATATTGAGATGGATGGTGGTTTATCTTTTG from Petrocella atlantisensis includes:
- the rsmB gene encoding 16S rRNA (cytosine(967)-C(5))-methyltransferase RsmB: MNLRWLVLKILDAIEFEGIFVHEAIERFTAESDLSKQDRAFIKKVVFGTIEQQIRIDYVINQFSKIKVNQMKPAVRLTLRLSVYQLLYMENIPDSAVCNEAVKLIKKRKMLRLTGFVNGVLRAIIRQKDSIQWPSKDDILTFFSVKYSFEPDIIQLLLEDYDKDVVENFLSVSNEQAPLTIRVQKTNITKQGLIDALEKEGVDVSEGRYIDDALHIGQIDKINLLDSFNQGYFQVQDESSMMVADVGFEDGMTTIIDLCAAPGGKTMHLADKLEGKGQVFAFDISDKKLDRVRENYTRLGLTNISEKINDATVLNQAYIGIADLIVADLPCSGLGIIRKKPDIKWHITVDRIKSLKKLQQDILEVAKNYVKPGGVLVFSTCTVTKTENQDNVDWFLDRNKDFELEPIQKNYSDPKTGMVSMMPISNGPDGFFIAKFRKKCENVKY
- the rlmN gene encoding 23S rRNA (adenine(2503)-C(2))-methyltransferase RlmN, translated to MSNIKRDIMSLELDALTQEMILLNEKKFRGIQVFEWLHQKDCFTWKGMNNLPKALLVKLEEHAYITEMQMVTKQTSGHDGTTKFLFKLYDGQMIETVLMRYDYGNSVCISTQAGCRMGCTFCASGLNGLERNLTTGEMLRQVYAVEREIGKRITHVVLMGTGEPLDNYDAVLGFIKIITHDKGKNLSQRHITLSTCGMVDGIRRLASEKLQINLAISLHASDDELRKQTMPIAKKYSIDEILTACEAYFISTGRRITFEYALIAGHNDHPSQARALADLLRFRKFKCHVNLIPINNVVEKAFAKSNQKEVARFRDILLDKKVETTIRRSLGTDIDAACGQLRFNAMKK
- a CDS encoding Stp1/IreP family PP2C-type Ser/Thr phosphatase — translated: MRSFALTDKGLVRSHNEDYYYVSDTPIGKLPNLYIIADGMGGHKAGDIASKKAIQHMVENVEENSDWDVVYSLEHAIRVANRAIFDAGEHNLDQKGMGTTLVACVIKDDTLFVTNVGDSRLYVYADDLEQVTLDHSVVEELYRAGHISEEDRYNHPNKNMITRALGAENEVKVDRFVRALNKSDLILLCSDGLNKMLTDDEVRIIMKQATTIEDKGYALMKASLDKGGIDNTTLIIIGNGNEVQS
- the rpe gene encoding ribulose-phosphate 3-epimerase, with protein sequence MNLLAPSILSADFSKLGEEIETVISAGADYIHVDVMDGHYVPNISLGPPVIKSIRQSTKSFLDVHLMITEPLRYIEAFAKAGSDMITFHQEAASDVTETIKAIKSYGIKVGLTINPNTSVSVLDPYLKDVDMILIMSVEPGFGGQSFMPSTLDKVRYLVEQRKALNLNFDIEMDGGLSFDNIEEVAKAGVNVFVMGSSIYAMEDVASVTRAYKKRLKALESTV
- the rsgA gene encoding ribosome small subunit-dependent GTPase A gives rise to the protein MIGKIIKGIAGFYYVHVPHKGIFECKARGIFRKENIKPLIGDNVEIAILDEEHKKGNIETILDRKNQLERPTVANIDQAVIVFAVAYPEPNYNLLDRFLVMIEEKGIEAIICFNKIDILTKEQVGSIKAIYEKTGYKVFATSSIEERGIEALKDALYDKTTVFAGPSGVGKSSILNLIQSEILLETGIVSDKIGRGKHTTRHADLICFHENSYVVDTPGFSSLDIDHLSEEDIKLYFKEFSRYEPYCKFKGCNHLNEPICGIKDAVKDGDISASRYTSYKQLIDELKDIRRW
- the pknB gene encoding Stk1 family PASTA domain-containing Ser/Thr kinase, whose translation is MIQLGALINERYTIEEKIGSGGMSIVYKAKDIKLGRTVAIKILRDDYVYDDEFVGKFKVEAQAAASLSHVNIVNIYDVGNEKKTHFIVMEYLDGITLKEYIKTKGKLSNEETLRISACIASALDCAHTNHIFHRDIKPQNIIITKDGRVKVADFGIARIATGATIPAADMASGSVHYIPPEQAKSGYSNERSDIYSLGITMFEMITGSVPFTADSAVSVALKQIHDDLPNVKELNPEVDQNLEQIIIKATQKKPELRYHSSEALLIDLKKATSFPTESFVELNAYDADSPTMVLNNTQMRQIRSANDIEATSKPKVEKMVAVGAIISAIVMTLLILAFLFSIFRDSLMPVEITMPSLEHIPYSEAEVILEDLSLTLEVASSAYSDTHDKDTIISQDPIEGTIVGKEANIKVVLSLGVESFEVPDVMELNYDVAKDLLEDANFEGVISQEYNENIPVGVVFEQDPEFGTMMEKGSQVKLKVSLGKEDVFVVVPDVRRKSLDEAKALLSGAGLKVGPNISESYNDEIVEGQVIAMTVMPGTTVKEGYEVDLTISLGKEIRPVTKNITINNVLEQDEDSGIISVLLIKAGVSEEVFNKVVYHSDFDTPLNVPVTGLGSATIEVYKNGSLEYTQKLDFTEERAE